TCTGCACGTCGTACTCGTAGACCGTGACGTCCTCGGAGTAGCCGTTGACCAGGTCGGGCATGAACTGGGTGGCCGCCTTCGAGCCCTCGGGGAGCGTCTGGGCGATGATCGCCTCCTTGTCGATGGCGTGGCTGATCGCCTGCCGGACGCGGACGTCCTTCATCGCCTCGGTGTTCTGGTTGAGCGCCAGGTAGAGGATGTTGAAGGCGGGGCGGTTCTGGATGGTGAAGCCGGCGTCCTGCAGCGGCTGCAGGTCGGCCGGGGCCACCAGGTCGTAGCCGTCGATGCTGCCCTGCTGGAGCTCCTGGGTGCGCGCGGTCGGGTCGCTGATGGTGCGGACGATGGCCTTGCTGACGATCGCCTTCTCGCCCCAGTAGTCGTCGTTGCGGGTCAGCGTGACCTGCTGGTCGCGCTCCCAGCTGTCGAACTTGAACGGGCCGGTGCCGGTCGGGTGCTCGGTGGCGTAGGAGGAGAACCGCGGGTCGTCCTCGCTGCCGGCGGTGTCGTCGGCGTTGTGCTCGGCCAGCGCGGTCGGGCTCTGCATCGAGAACGCCGGCAGCGTCATCGCCTGGATGAAGGCGGCGAACGGGGAGTTCAGCTCGACGGTGGCCTCGGTGGCGCTGTCGGCGGTGCAGCTCTTGTACAGCGCGGTGTCGTCGCCCTTGAAGCCGCGGAACAGCTTGCCGTAGTAGTACGTGATGTTCTCGGACTGGTTGATCCCGGTCCAGTTGTACCAGCGGTCGAAGTTGGCGCAGACCGCCTCGGCGTCGAAGGCCGTCCCGTCGTGGAAGGTCACTCCCTCGCGCAGGGTGAAGGTGTGGCTGAGGCCGTCCTCGCTGCTGGTCCACTCGGTGGCCAGGGAGGGCGCCAGGTCGGTGGTGCCGGGCACGGTGGAGACCAGGCCCTCGAAGATCTGGCGGGCGACGCGGAAGGTCTCGCCGTCGCTGGCCATGGCCGGGTCCATCATCACCGGGTCGGAGGAGGCGGCGAAGACGAAGGTCTGCTCCTCCCCGCCGTCGGTGGCCGGGTCCGGCTCGCGCTGGCTCTCCGCGCACGCGGCCAGGCCGCTCATCAGGGCCAGGGACGCGACCAGCGCGGCTCCCCGTCGGAACACTGTCTGCTTCACTGCACTCCACCTCGTCGTCCAGGGCCCACGGCCACGGCAGCGTGGGGATCACCCACGTCCTGCGGGCAACCTAGCGAGGTCGGCCCCCCGGTGTCGCCTCAGGCACGAGATCGTGTCGTGTTCGAAACATCCGGCCGCAGATCGTCCTGCTGGACCTTCGGGCGGCTGGGTTCAGAGCACCACCAGCGCGTCGCGGTGCACGACCACGCGGGCGTACTGGGCGCCGAGCTCGTCGCCCAGCGCACCGGTGCGCTGGCCGATCATGCCCGGGAGGTCGCTGGCGTCGTAGCTGACCAGCCCGCGGGCCACCACGGCGCCGTCGGGGTCGACCAGGTCGACCGGGTCGCCGGCGCTGAAGGCCCCGACCACGGCGGTGACGCCGGCGGGCAGCAGGCTGGCCTTGCGCTGGGTGACGGCCCGGACCGCGCCGGCGTCGAGCACCAGCCGGCCCTGGGCGTCGGAGACGTGGGCCAGCCAGAGCAGCCGGGTGGGGCGGCGCTTGCCGGTGGCGGCGAAGGCGGTGCCGACGTCCTCCCCCGCCAGCGCCCCGGCCACTGAGGCCGCCGAGGTCAGCAGGGTGGGGATGCCGGCGGAGGTGGCGATCCGCGCGGCCTCGATCTTGGTCACCATGCCCCCGGTGCCCACCGCGGAGCCGCGGCGGGAGACGTCCACCCCGACCAGCCGGGTCGGGTCCGCGACGTCGGTGACGCGCTCGGCCCCCGGGGTGTCGGGGTGGGCGGTGTAGAGGGCGGGGACGTCGCTGAGCAGCACCAGCGCGTCGGCGTGGACCAGGTGGGCCACCAGCGCGGCCAGCCGGTCGTTGTCCCCGAAGCGGATCTCCTTGGTGGCCACGGTGTCGTTCTCGTTCACCACCGGCAGCACACCGAGCTCGAGCAGCTTGGCCGCGGTGCGGTAGGCGTCGCGGTACCTGCTCTGCAGGGTGACGTCCTCGACGGTGAGCAGCACCTGCCCGACGGTGATGCCGTGGGCGGCGAAGCGCTGGGCGTACTGCTCCACCAGCAGCCCCTGCCCCACCGAGGCCGCGGCCTGCTGGGTGGCCAGGTCGCGGGGGCGGGTGCGCAGCCCGAGGGGCGCGAGCCCGGCGGCGATGGCCCCGGAGGAGACCAGCACCACCTCGCGGCCCGCGTGCCGGGCCGCGGCCAGGGCGTCCACCAGCGCGGCGACCTTGGCCGTGTCCAGGTCGCCGCCGCCGGTGGTCAGCGAGGAGGAGCCCACCTTCACCACGACGCGACGCGCCGCGGCCACCTGGGCCCGGGTGGACTCACGCACCGGGGTCCTCGTCCCAGCCGCCGGCCTCCCGGGCCTCGCGGCGGGCGTGGTAGTCGGCGTCCTTGCTCCGACGGCGCTGGGCGGCGGGACGGTCCTCCTCCAGCCGCTGGTCCTCACCGCGTCGGCTGAGGATCTCCGCACCGACGTCGACCTGGGGGGCGAAGTCGAAGACGACCGCGTCCTCCCCGCCGATGGCCACCGCGTCCCCGGCGCGGGCGCCGAGGTCGAGCAGCTTGTTCTCGATGCCGATCCGGTTCAGCCGGTCGGCCAGGTAGCCCACGGCCTCGGGGTTGCCGAAGTCGGTCTGACGGACCCAGCGCTCGGGCTTGCTGCCCTTCACCCGCCAGACGAAGCCGCCGTCGCCGTCGCCCTGCCGGTCGATGGTGAACTCCGGGCCGGTGCCCCGGGCCGGACCGGGACGCAGCACGATCCGCGCCGGCTCGGCCGCCGGCTGGGCCGCCCGGCGGGCGCTCACCAGCTCGGCCATGGCGAAGATGAGCTCGTTGAGCCCCTGACCGCTCTTGGTGGAGACCACGAACACCGGCCAGCCGCGGGCGGCGACGTCGGCGTGGACGATCTCGGCCAGCTCGGCGGCGTCGGGGACGTCGGCCTTGTTCAGCGCCACCAGCCGCGGACGGTCCTCGAGCCCGCCGTGCGCGGCCAGCTCGGCCTCGATCACGTCCAGGTCCGAGAGCGGGTCGCGGCCCGGCAGGTAGGTGGCGGTGTCGATGACGTGCACCAGCGCGGCGCAGCGCTCGATGTGGCGGAGGAAGTCGAAGCCGAGCCCACGGCCCTCGCTGGCCCCCTCGATCAGCCCGGGCACGTCGGCCACGGTGAAGGTGGTCTCCCCCGCCACCACCACGCCGAGGTTGGGGATCAGCGTGGTGAAGGGGTAGTCCGCGATCTTGGGCCGGGCCCGGGAGATCGCGGCCACCAGCGAGGACTTGCCGGCGCTGGGGTAGCCGACCAGGCCGACGTCGGCCACCACCTTGAGCTCGAGGGCGATCAGCAGCTCCTCGCCCTCCTCGCCCAGCAGCGCGAAGCCGGGGGCCTTGCGCGAGGACGAGGCCAGTGCCGCGTTGCCCAGCCCGCCCTTGCCGCCGGCGGCCACCACCAGCTCCGCCCCGGCCCCGGTCAGGTCGGCGAGCACGGTGCCGCTGTCGGCGTCGGTGACCACGGTGCCGTCGGGCACCGACAGCACGACGTCCTCGCCGCGGGAGCCGGCCTGGTGGTCCCCGCGGCCGGGCTGGCCGTTGGTGGCGCGCCGGACCGACTGGCGGTGGAACTCCACCAGGGTGGTGAGGTTGGGGTCGACCCGGAGCACGATCGAGCCGCCGTCACCGCCGTTGCCCCCGTCGGGGCCGCCGAGCGGCTTGAACTTCTCGCGGTGCACCGAGGCGCACCCGTGGCCGCCGTTGCCGCCCTGCACACGCAGGGTGACCCGGTCGACGAAGCTGGGGATGGCCATCAGGTTCTCCTGGGGAGGTCGGTGGTGCTGGTGGGACGTGCGGGGTGGCTCACGGCTGGTCCTCGGCGTGGTGCTCCAGGACCCACTCGGCCATGCCGGAGCGGCCGAAGACGACCACCCCGCGCTCGGGCTTGAGCACGGTGCCGCGCTGGCGGAGCTCCTCCACGGCCCAGGAGATCTCGCTGCTGGAGCCGCGGCCGAGGGCCTGGGCGAGCTCGCGCATCCGCGCCCGACCACCGGCCTCGGCCAGGGCCACCAGGCAGGAGCGGGCCAGCGGGGGCGCGGCGGTCCAGGCGCCCTCGAAGTAGGCCTCGATCTGGGGACGGGCCGCGGTGATGCCGTCGGCCACCACGGCGGCGTCGATGCGCTCGCCACGGCGCAGCTCCCAGATCGCCTGGCCGTACTCCTGGATGAAGGCCGGGTAGCCGCCGGTGACCTCGACCGCCCGTTCGAGGGCGTCGGCCTCCCACTGCCCGCCGGCCTGCTGGACCGGCAGCAGCAGCGCGTCGCGGGTGCTGGCCCGGTCCAGGTAGCCCAGGGTGATGGTGCGGTAGACGCGCTCGGCGTGGCTGGAGGAGCGGGCCACCTTCTCGGCGGTGTCGGTGGGCAGCCCGGCGAAGCAGAGCAGCAGCGGGGGCTTGTCGGCGTCGCGCTCCCCGATCAGGGAGACGAGCTCGGAGAGGTTGACCAGGCTGGTGCGGTCGGCGTACTGGGTCTCGTCGACCAGCAGCGCCACCCCGGTACCGCCCCGCCCCTTCACCTCGGCGGTGGCGTCGACCAGGAACTGCATGAAGTCGGTGTCGGTGAGACCGGTGGGCCGGGAGAGCTCGCGCTCGACCTCGAGCCCACCCACCGGGGTGCTGACGGCGGCGCGCACCACGCGCCCGTGCTCGGCGGCCAGGTCACGGTGCTCCAGGGCGGCGTCGACGGCGTGGCGGACCCGCTCCATCAGCGACTCCCGGCCGCTGGTCTGGCAGCGGACCCGGACGGCCAGGCAGCCCTCGATGAGCGCGTCCTCGGCGAACTGCTTGAGCAGCGAGGTCTTGCCCACCCCGCGCACGCCCTGGACGACCAGGTGGCGGGCCTGGGTCTGGCCGAAGACGGCGAGGTCGGTGAGCATCCGGTGCCAGGTCCGCAGCTCGTCGTCACGGCCCTCGAGTCGGAAGGGGCTGGTCCCCGCACCGGGGAAGAAGGGACCACGCATGAGGGCGAACCTACCTCAAGAACCCAAAAGGGCCACCATTTTAGGTGTTGACGGAAGCCAGGACGCACGACAGCCCCGTCCCGGTCGGGACGGGGCTGTCGACGGAGGACGTCAGGCGCTGACGCGCGCGACCTCCAGGATGTTGACCACGCGGCGACCGCGACGGGTGCCGAACTCCACCGTGCCCTCGCGGAGCGCGAAGAGGGTGTCGTCGCCACCACGGCCGACGCCGTCGCCGGGGTGGAAGTGGGTGCCGCGCTGGCGGACGATGATCTCGCCGGCGTTGACGAGCTGGCCGCCGAACCGCTTCACGCCGAGGCGCTGCGCGTTCGAGTCACGACCGTTGCGGGTGGACGATGCGCCCTTCTTGTGTGCCATGGCTGCTCCTCAGCTCTCGATCCCGGTGACCTTGACCTGGGTGTGGCGCTGGCGGTGGCCCTGGCGCTTGCGGTACCCGGTCTTGTTCTTGAACTTCAGGATCCGGATCTTGGGACCCTTGGTCTCGGCGATGACCTCGGCGGTCACGGAGACCTTGCTGAGGGAATCGAGGTCGGAGGTCACGGACTCGCCGTCGACCAGGAGCAGCGGCTGCAGCCGGAGCTCGGACCCGGCCTCAGCGGCCACCTTGTCGATCTCCAGGACATCGCCGACGGCCACCTTGTGCTGGCGTCCGCCACTGCGCACGATCGCGTACACGACTGACCTTCTCTCTTCTCACGTCTCGTTGTGGTGCATCCTCGAATCCTCCAGGACCGCTCGCCGGGGAACCGGTCGGATGAGCGTGCACCGAGGGGAAACAATACGGGGCGGCCCCGCTGGGGTCAAAACGGTGCCCGCCCAGCGGTGGACCGACGCCACACCCGGACGCCCCGGCGCACCACGCGACGGACCGGGAGGGGGAGCCCGTCCAGCCGGCCGGGCGGGCGGACACCGGGAAGGCCCAGCGCCAGGATCCGGCGCTTCTTGAAGAAGCGCATCTCCGGGTTCCCCCTGGCGTCGGTCAGGTAGGACACCGCGTCGTGGCGCAGGTCGTCCAGGTTCTGGGACTGCATGCAGTAGGCCACGGCGTGCAGCAGCAGCTGCAGCCGCCGCCTCGGCGGGAGGTCGTCCGGGGCCGCCGCCGGGGCCGGGAGGTCGCCGGCGTAGAGCGCGTCGACCAGGGTCAGCGGGACCCGGTTGCTGTTCTGGTAGGGCTGGAGCCGGTCCAGCAGCCTGGCCGTGCCCACCGCTCTGGCGTCGAGCCCGAACACGGTGTCGGCGGTGGCCAGACCGGTGGAGAAGGCGCTGACCACCAGGTGCGGCCGCAGCGCGGCGAAGAGGAGCTCCGCCTGCACCGGGCTGTTGAGGACCAGCAGCGGCAGGTCCAGGGCGTCCGCGTGGGCCGTCAGCGCCTCGGCCAGGGCCGGTCCGGCGGCCGGGTGGGGCTTGAAGACGCAGTGGGTGGCCCCGGCCTCGCGGGCGGCAGTCACCATGTCGCGGTGCAGCTCGTCCTCCTCCTCGGTGGTGAGGAGCTCCAGCTTGGTCAGGTACTGCCCCAGGATCAGGGCGGTGCGTGGCTCCTCCCCGGACCGCTCCCCCGCCGCGCCGACGAAGGCCTGCACCCGGGCGGCGTCCTCGGCCCCCACGGACCGGCCCACCTCGTCGATCACCGCGCGCAGCCGTGACACCGGCAGCGCGGTCAGCGCGGGCGAGGCCTCGTGCAGCATCAGCGGCCGCAACCCCGGCACCAGGTCCACGTGCAGCAGCGTCCCGACGCGCTGGCGGACCGCCAGCGGCAGCCGGCTGCGGGTGGGGCCGTAGGCCATCAGCCCGTCGGCGTGGGCGTTGAGGTCGGCGTCGAAGAAGACCCGGGCCAGGGCCAGACCGGGGTTGACCTGGATCGCGTCCAACCAGAGGGTGACGGGCTCCTCACCCAGACCCCAGTGGCTGCGCAGCAGCGC
The sequence above is a segment of the Auraticoccus monumenti genome. Coding sequences within it:
- the obgE gene encoding GTPase ObgE, which produces MAIPSFVDRVTLRVQGGNGGHGCASVHREKFKPLGGPDGGNGGDGGSIVLRVDPNLTTLVEFHRQSVRRATNGQPGRGDHQAGSRGEDVVLSVPDGTVVTDADSGTVLADLTGAGAELVVAAGGKGGLGNAALASSSRKAPGFALLGEEGEELLIALELKVVADVGLVGYPSAGKSSLVAAISRARPKIADYPFTTLIPNLGVVVAGETTFTVADVPGLIEGASEGRGLGFDFLRHIERCAALVHVIDTATYLPGRDPLSDLDVIEAELAAHGGLEDRPRLVALNKADVPDAAELAEIVHADVAARGWPVFVVSTKSGQGLNELIFAMAELVSARRAAQPAAEPARIVLRPGPARGTGPEFTIDRQGDGDGGFVWRVKGSKPERWVRQTDFGNPEAVGYLADRLNRIGIENKLLDLGARAGDAVAIGGEDAVVFDFAPQVDVGAEILSRRGEDQRLEEDRPAAQRRRSKDADYHARREAREAGGWDEDPGA
- a CDS encoding AAA family ATPase; translated protein: MRGPFFPGAGTSPFRLEGRDDELRTWHRMLTDLAVFGQTQARHLVVQGVRGVGKTSLLKQFAEDALIEGCLAVRVRCQTSGRESLMERVRHAVDAALEHRDLAAEHGRVVRAAVSTPVGGLEVERELSRPTGLTDTDFMQFLVDATAEVKGRGGTGVALLVDETQYADRTSLVNLSELVSLIGERDADKPPLLLCFAGLPTDTAEKVARSSSHAERVYRTITLGYLDRASTRDALLLPVQQAGGQWEADALERAVEVTGGYPAFIQEYGQAIWELRRGERIDAAVVADGITAARPQIEAYFEGAWTAAPPLARSCLVALAEAGGRARMRELAQALGRGSSSEISWAVEELRQRGTVLKPERGVVVFGRSGMAEWVLEHHAEDQP
- a CDS encoding polysialyltransferase family glycosyltransferase, whose translation is MKHLVVASTSYQLLCLAAAADHGVFDGGERVLVLADGSQLPELTTPLPEVAGYDQLVARFDRVVDLAGLIAPRRPAQFSPRGEELTMWEALLRSHWGLGEEPVTLWLDAIQVNPGLALARVFFDADLNAHADGLMAYGPTRSRLPLAVRQRVGTLLHVDLVPGLRPLMLHEASPALTALPVSRLRAVIDEVGRSVGAEDAARVQAFVGAAGERSGEEPRTALILGQYLTKLELLTTEEEDELHRDMVTAAREAGATHCVFKPHPAAGPALAEALTAHADALDLPLLVLNSPVQAELLFAALRPHLVVSAFSTGLATADTVFGLDARAVGTARLLDRLQPYQNSNRVPLTLVDALYAGDLPAPAAAPDDLPPRRRLQLLLHAVAYCMQSQNLDDLRHDAVSYLTDARGNPEMRFFKKRRILALGLPGVRPPGRLDGLPLPVRRVVRRGVRVWRRSTAGRAPF
- the rpmA gene encoding 50S ribosomal protein L27, coding for MAHKKGASSTRNGRDSNAQRLGVKRFGGQLVNAGEIIVRQRGTHFHPGDGVGRGGDDTLFALREGTVEFGTRRGRRVVNILEVARVSA
- the proB gene encoding glutamate 5-kinase, which codes for MRESTRAQVAAARRVVVKVGSSSLTTGGGDLDTAKVAALVDALAAARHAGREVVLVSSGAIAAGLAPLGLRTRPRDLATQQAAASVGQGLLVEQYAQRFAAHGITVGQVLLTVEDVTLQSRYRDAYRTAAKLLELGVLPVVNENDTVATKEIRFGDNDRLAALVAHLVHADALVLLSDVPALYTAHPDTPGAERVTDVADPTRLVGVDVSRRGSAVGTGGMVTKIEAARIATSAGIPTLLTSAASVAGALAGEDVGTAFAATGKRRPTRLLWLAHVSDAQGRLVLDAGAVRAVTQRKASLLPAGVTAVVGAFSAGDPVDLVDPDGAVVARGLVSYDASDLPGMIGQRTGALGDELGAQYARVVVHRDALVVL
- the rplU gene encoding 50S ribosomal protein L21, with translation MYAIVRSGGRQHKVAVGDVLEIDKVAAEAGSELRLQPLLLVDGESVTSDLDSLSKVSVTAEVIAETKGPKIRILKFKNKTGYRKRQGHRQRHTQVKVTGIES
- a CDS encoding ABC transporter substrate-binding protein; the encoded protein is MKQTVFRRGAALVASLALMSGLAACAESQREPDPATDGGEEQTFVFAASSDPVMMDPAMASDGETFRVARQIFEGLVSTVPGTTDLAPSLATEWTSSEDGLSHTFTLREGVTFHDGTAFDAEAVCANFDRWYNWTGINQSENITYYYGKLFRGFKGDDTALYKSCTADSATEATVELNSPFAAFIQAMTLPAFSMQSPTALAEHNADDTAGSEDDPRFSSYATEHPTGTGPFKFDSWERDQQVTLTRNDDYWGEKAIVSKAIVRTISDPTARTQELQQGSIDGYDLVAPADLQPLQDAGFTIQNRPAFNILYLALNQNTEAMKDVRVRQAISHAIDKEAIIAQTLPEGSKAATQFMPDLVNGYSEDVTVYEYDVQKAKDLLAEAGQEDLTIRLAYPTGVSRPYMPTPEDTFVAVQSQLEAAGITVEPVAAKWSPDYLDMVQGDGGVDKRDMHFLGWTGDYNDPDNFVGTFFGKKGNEFGFEEEELFSALKDARELPTLEEQTGAYQEINNQIAELVPGVPLAHPAPSLAFRPQVQGYTASPVQDEVWNTVSLTE